From one Lycium ferocissimum isolate CSIRO_LF1 chromosome 7, AGI_CSIRO_Lferr_CH_V1, whole genome shotgun sequence genomic stretch:
- the LOC132063446 gene encoding citrate synthase, mitochondrial: MVFYRGVSLLSKLRSRAVQQSNISNSVRWLQVQTSSGLDLRSELQELIPEQQDRLKKLKSEHGKVQLGNITVDMVLGGMRGMTGLLWETSLLDADEGIRFRGLSIPECQKVLPAAKPGGEPLPEGLLWLLLTGKVPSKEQVTSLSQELQSRATVPDHVYKTIDALPVTAHPMTQFATGVMALQVQSEFQKAYEKGIHKSKFWEPTYEDSMSLIAQVPLVAAYIYRRMYKNGETISKDDSLDYGANFAHMLGFSSPDMHELMRLYVTIHSDHEGGNVSAHTGHLVASALSDPYLSFAAALNGLAGPLHGLANQEVLLWIKSVVEECGENISKEQLKDYVWKTLKGGKVVPGFGHGVLRKTDPRYTCQREFAMKHLPEDPLFQLVSKLYDVVPPILTELGKVKNPWPNVDAHSGVLLNYYGLTEARYYTVLFGVSRALGICSQLIWDRALGLPLERPKSVTMEWLENHCKKA; the protein is encoded by the exons ATGGTGTTCTACCGTGGCGTTTCACTGCTGTCAAAGCTGCGTTCTCGAGCG GTGCAACAGTCAAATATCAGCAATTCTGTGCGCTGGCTACAAGTCCAAACCTCTTCTGGTCTT gaTCTGCGTTCTGAGCTGCAAGAATTGATTCCAGAACAACAG GATCGTCTAAAAAAGCTCAAGTCAGAACATGGAAAGGTTCAATTGGGAAACATCACAGTTGATATG GTTCTTGGTGGAATGAGAGGAATGACAGGATTACTGTGGGAAACCTCATTACTTGACGCCGATGAG GGAATTCGCTTTAGGGGCTTGTCTATACCTGAATGCCAAAAGGTATTACCTGCAGCAAAGCCTGGGGGAGAGCCCTTGCCTGAAGGTCTTCTCTGGCTTCTTTTAACAGGAAAG GTGCCATCAAAAGAGCAAGTGACTTCATTGTCCCAGGAATTGCAGAGTCGTGCTACTGTCCCCG ATCATGTATACAAAACTATTGATGCCTTACCAGTCACAGCTCATCCTATGACTCAGTTTGCAACTGGAGTCATGGCTCTTCAG GTTCAAAGTGAATTTCAGAAGGCATACGAGAAAGGGATTCACAAATCAAA GTTTTGGGAACCGACCTATGAGGATTCCATGAGTCTGATTGCTCAAGTTCCACTTGTTGCTGCTTATATTTATCGCAG GATGTACAAGAATGGCGAGACAATATCTAAGGATGACTCCCTGGATTATGGTGCAAATTTTGCTCACATGCTTGGTTTCAGTAGCCCTGACATGCATGAACTTATGAGGCTCTATGTCACGATACACAG TGATCATGAAGGCGGTAACGTCAGTGCTCACACCGGTCACTTG GTTGCTAGTGCCTTGTCAGATCCTTATCTCTCCTTCGCTGCTGCTTTGAATGGTTTAGCCGGACCACTTCATGGTTTAGCCAATCAG GAAGTTCTactatggatcaaatctgtTGTAGAAGAGTGTGGGGAGAACATCTCCAAAGAGCAGTTGAAAGACTACGTTTGGAAAACATTGAAGGGTGGCAAG GTTGTCCCTGGTTTTGGACATGGAGTTCTGCGCAAGACTGATCCAAGATATACATGTCAGAGAGAGTTTGCAATGAAGCATTTGCCTGAAGATCCACTGTTTCAACTG GTTTCAAAGCTCTATGATGTTGTTCCTCCAATTCTTACAGAACTTGGCAAA GTTAAAAACCCTTGGCCAAATGTTGATGCCCACAGTGGTGTGTTGTTGAACTATTATGGTTTAACTGAAGCAAG ATATTATACGGTCCTCTTTGGTGTGTCAAGAGCTCTTGGCATTTGCTCTCAG CTAATTTGGGACCGAGCTCTTGGATTGCCGCTAGAGAGGCCGAAGAGTGTCACAATGGAGTGGCTTGAGAACCATTGCAAGAAAGCATGA